A window from Actinomycetes bacterium encodes these proteins:
- a CDS encoding DJ-1/PfpI family protein, with protein MQIAIALYPELTALDAMGPYAVLSQLPGAEVVLCAPERGRVSDDNGLLHLEVDHALADVPEPDVLLVPGGFVTRSMAREGNPVVEWVRAAHPGTTFTTSVCTGSLVLGAAGVLDGLDATTHWSAYDALASFGAKPTGTRVVRQGKVITAAGVSAGIDMALTLAAAIAGDEVAQAIQLGIEYDPQPPFDSGSPDKSSPDVRDLVAAVMAD; from the coding sequence ATGCAGATAGCCATCGCCCTGTACCCCGAGCTCACCGCCCTGGATGCCATGGGGCCGTACGCCGTGCTCAGCCAGCTCCCCGGAGCGGAGGTCGTGCTGTGCGCGCCCGAGCGTGGCCGGGTCAGCGACGACAACGGGCTGCTGCACCTCGAGGTGGACCACGCCCTTGCCGATGTGCCTGAACCCGATGTGCTCCTGGTGCCCGGAGGGTTCGTGACCCGCTCGATGGCGCGTGAGGGCAACCCGGTCGTGGAATGGGTGCGCGCTGCTCACCCCGGCACCACCTTCACCACATCGGTCTGCACGGGGTCACTGGTCCTGGGCGCCGCCGGCGTGCTCGACGGCCTGGATGCCACGACGCACTGGAGCGCATACGACGCACTTGCCTCATTCGGGGCGAAGCCCACCGGCACCCGGGTGGTGCGCCAGGGCAAGGTGATCACCGCGGCCGGAGTGTCCGCCGGGATCGACATGGCCCTGACGCTCGCTGCCGCAATCGCCGGTGACGAGGTGGCCCAGGCGATCCAGTTGGGTATCGAGTACGACCCGCAGCCACCGTTCGACTCGGGCTCTCCGGACAAGTCGTCCCCCGATGTGCGCGACCTGGTGGCGGCTGTGATGGCCGACTGA